A single window of Toxoplasma gondii ME49 chromosome Ib, whole genome shotgun sequence DNA harbors:
- a CDS encoding RNA methyltransferase (encoded by transcript TGME49_209240), with the protein MNLILLKRRQIRRVRTRLSTSQPTEKGDEGAKKGDEGEEQLLVDLTGLAAQHCFSVLKVQVGSSLKVGVFNGGICSANVVAVNQHPLCVQIHLERDIAREPSASPAPLIDLLLAIPRPKTLDKILQVSATLGVGRLLLVCSERVEKGYLSSPKLSRENIEKQLQTGLEQGVSTRVPEVQVFASWQALMVFLRRSRSPCTFHSQQKDKIVRESPDSCLPANGVSTALSGSEGEQGGGAERTDQRDSHSRVPWCCYTSAVGRSRRLLAHPGVDATLPSLKMQAHSGGRVLVAIGPEGGWIDQEVEELRETQGFEFFSLGDRVLRCETAVVSVIAQLNMLLQDTTLRAGLPPACASSEEESQATSTWRNVSPDARVAQNVVDEARRRTSPGSSQDDSTTAGKTELEGDKANASPSASSCRELVTQSSKKERNREGVRQVHRDEDGRIIVLPQKFSQHRSSVVCQNCDEKSDTATHCGV; encoded by the exons ATGAATCTTATTCTCCTCAAGAGGCGGCAGATCCGCCGAGTCCGAACCAGGTTGTCAACGTCGCAGCCaacggagaaaggagacgagggagcgaagaaaggagacgagggagaagaacaactCCTTGTGGATTTGACGGGCCTTGCGGCTCAacactgcttctctgtcctcaAAGTTCAG GTCGGGAGTTCTCTCAAAGTAGGAGTATTCAATGGAGGCATCTGCAGCGCCAATGTTGTTGCGGTTAACCAGCACCCCCTCTGTGTTCAAATCcacctcgagagagacatcgCGCG GGAgccttccgcgtctcctgctcctctgaTCGATCTGCTCCTTGCGATTCCTCGTCCCAAGACACTCGACAAGATTCTCCAG GTCAGTGCGACGTTGGGCGTCGGCCGGCTTCTGCTCGTATGCTCGGAACGGGTCGAGAAAGGATATCTTTCCAGTCCAAAGCTATCCCGCGAAAACATCGAAAAACAGCTGCAGACAG GCCTCGAACAAGGCGTCTCTACGCGTGTTCCTGAAGTCCAAGTATTTGCTTCTTGGCAAGCGCTAAtggtttttcttcgccgctCGCGGTCTCCGTGCACGTTTCACTCCCAGCAGAAAGATAAAATCGTTCGAGAGAGTCCAGATTCTTGCCTCCCGGCGAATGGAGTTTCCACTGCTCTCTCTGGCAGTGAGGGAGAACAGGGTGGGGGAGCCGAGAGAACAGACCAGCGAGACTCGCACTCAAGAGTCCCCTGGTGTTGCTACACCAGTGCGGTGGGGCGCTCtcggcgcctcctcgcccaCCCTGGAGTGGATGCGACGCTACCCTCCCTCAAA ATGCAGGCACACTCGGGCGGCAGAGTGCTCGTGGCTATCGGGCCTGAGGGCGGTTGGATCGACCAAGAGGTGGAGGagctgagagagacgcaaggctttgagtttttttctttggGGGACCGAGTGCTCAGGTGTGAAACTGCTGTCGTCTCTGTCATCGCGCAG CTGAACATGCTTCTGCAAGACACGACTCTTCGCGCGGGCCTTCCGCCTGCGTGCGCCTCGTCTGAAGAGGAAAGTCAAGCGACTTCGACTTGGAGAAATGTTTCTCCGGACGCGAGAGTTGCCCAGAATGTTGTGGACGAAGCACGGCGGCGAACGAGCCCGGGATCGTCACAGGACGACAGCACAACTGCCGGAAAAACAGAactcgaaggagacaaagcgaATGCGTCACCAAGCGCTTCGTCCTGCAGAGAACTCGTGACGCAGTCctcgaaaaaggaaagaaacagggaAGGGGTTCGCCAGGTACACCGCGACGAAGATGGAAGGATTATTGTCTTGCCGCAGAAGTTTTCTCAACACAGATCATCCGTAGTGTGTCAGAATTGCGACGAAAAAAGTGATACGGCTACGCACTGTGGAGTATGA